A genomic segment from Zonotrichia albicollis isolate bZonAlb1 chromosome 21, bZonAlb1.hap1, whole genome shotgun sequence encodes:
- the CNTRL gene encoding centriolin isoform X3 yields the protein MKKGSVRKVPGRKPQAPGSLIPQPMSPVTSGVTRPRPGQQTPPAAAKSMEQRPQQWEIPAENVGAAFKFQKGEHGVSPGVRYITEPLIKSLSKQQNLACINSLNLSCPKDGNKKFKYIENLEKCYKLEVLNLSNNQIEKIEKLDKLLKLRELNLSNNRISKIEGIEHLQNLQRLNLAGNEIEHIPVWVGRKLRSLRSLDLKQNQVSSLHDIAKLKPLQDLTSLFLAGNPVASLPHYCLYTIFHLRALENLDGQPVTNHDRQEALERFNLEEIEKLEKELENTKKEMESVKLNQTKVLEQLQHQDELNKSLKEKAVQQRQSFDELQRDLGTKNELLKQKTVELTRACQKQYELEQELAFYKIDVKFEPLNYLPPEEVELDNVPGESPYIGKARYKRNMFIREGYISDPAQQLQLGKMQQQEDDSCRKPQLESHLQSLDKILLEKEEKINSAQKRLEELQSEIGDAEQQVLKVTEELQQLEDALAQKKLSQASKEAIEQKLSEKLQTLQELRNETLELEKQIEKQKREIGKNQKELEDLQSSLGSVNPEDPRHAHMKAQKASKEQHLDIMNKHCQQLETRLDEMLSRIAKETEEIKDLEQQLTDGQIATNEALKRDLESVITGLQEYLQSVKQQAKQANEECKKLQKEKESLLGRLAGLEEDKNNLEVVAMDAENMRKEIAMLESSLQEQREINESLQGAQEKVSTHKAELEAQLRERDAEAKQQKEELERLKQLSQMELSALQDELEKERQLLENAQTKAQLAEEKEQQNYKLHLQFKQLQGDNNFLKQQLKDLQNQLNHAVGNLIHPEDVMACINELRKRLQTGAGEMKCPNSADILGKNLASLQKEFNDILADAQKEKEKAWAGQRQLQEELVSQQEKLEEMKEKYRQVKAENRQNKNKVHQLENEIQCLNEKIKSMEEIQGLADQQLQEADEEKEAILAQLEDLENRKKREDARAQVQVLSLDKELKELQRAVITSDRLAATELSMAAQQLQALQGTVLRIHQERAEELEEAQEFCAEAARASQALAKAEAERELLQQLLKEKEEQLLQEMEKAGEKSVASDTQKFEINKLSEAVEQQKAEIDRLKWLLDNIGTGNKDEIGSLQDEIAALRNVLLQQNDHSPSRAEPLKRGGCWYYLTSSQASTPASQSTKDSGVCLGCSGTSPASRGDAQDTACGREDLPSQGCWVYSPVRNRLYKANSGKEIRAKEDGEGNAGSPVPEGSPFVPAPGTVIYTALPDGAPAPQGVGVSGPPPAAPAAPGSTIHGLAPLGSQVICGPLPANLTVPLIPLGVLLCNVPEHQDLESEVSRLEDTVCYLKSQKYKDKCSEAAEHKYRREVERLHGNVEVLEQERAELEGEVAELRRAAQSRSTHRDFTDGYTDGLLAELQLERSLLQQEDVAEEIECAEKTLLKRRAELREANRLLTEAQVELESTRGKTKETLQKYNRAKHHLSCTEMEAEELEQRAQETATKVVKATQQLRLLQTDTRGLEQLKREQEGILKEINKMVAARDSELQSLNQKIEMLTESLQKLQGDIRLAEGNEGQHLQIIREAENLVQGKKTELETLKDQICTQKQELLLLEQQVTERTEELHGLQDCISQRKGDLEEALRDGETEAHEKLLQIREIKVLLGELSDEKNELDVQMNEKRAQLLVLKKDVRKEEENLQAILGQISKHKMELKHVLEMLELEKNELEGLKLQHEQKVNELERTQVALLEEKLKLENAQRVLQRQQGEVDWQEQLLRRDREEKEQLGSHLRALQSSVEALSREKERLQEDSRTLEKRLSQTKRDLTAAEDSSRTALSNMEKVELDVKNLQQEVELLNKQKKSLNAEIAAVQEDLQGKKEELETLKAELDDSRQQLHLVEQGLEKSSRQQEELLREQAALKEEIREHLRKCKECQERHRRRQSQLQQLQKKIEEKETELTQQEAVLHRLKQNSEREGKKLEECAAKVKDQKMLLEKELTDQHKKLEQAKAKVRLAEENLGKLEKEESRCAALEEAIRKSKHQLSEKELQLQQKDREIQCLQKELEVSKSELKQLQGQIVSERREAEKQILNLKETQKMQRMELESKLQVKTQDLEERQREMESAATLLNLEVENEIRTGFKSSRSSSPAPSEDLESSVEGKRSLQCECDHSDTAPFPAADRQLLSLEEKFNISRFFLLDEQWRGEARREKLQQHEDRLKAQLRRCMAKQAEVLLQGKRQTAGSLHSLQQQLQVLDELVNSTASDSSCLASSPSLGSLHSLTKAQVPSSPGSALGSPVLRSSSQGVSR from the exons ATGAAGAAAGGCTCTGTAAGGAAAGTTCCAGGTAGAAAACCACAGGCACCAGGATCCCTGATACCTCAGCCAATGTCACCTGTCACTTCTGGGGTCACACGTCCACGTCCTGGCCAACAGacccctccagctgctgccaaaagcatggagcagagaccccaaCAGTGGGAGATCCCAGCAGAAAATGTTGGAGCTGCTTTTAAATTTCAGAAAG GTGAACATGGTGTTAGCCCAGGGGTTAGGTACATAACTGAGCCCCTTATAAAGAGTCTGTCAAAACAGCAAAATCTGGCTTGTATAAACTCACTGAATCTTTCTTGCCCAAAGGATGGGAACAAGAAATTTAAG TACATAGAAAATTTGGAAAAGTGCTACAAACTAGAGGTGCTAAACCTTAGTAACAACCAAATAGAGAAGATTGAGAAGCTGGACAAACTGCTGAAGCTGCGTGAGCTCAACTTGTCCAACAACAGAATCAG CAAAATTGAAGGCATAGAACATTTGCAGAACCTGCAGAGGCTGAACCTGGCAGGGAATGAGATTGAGCACATTCCTGTGTGGGTAGGGAGGAAGCTGAGATCCCTGCGCAGCCTGGATCTGAAACAGAACCAAGTGTCCTCA CTCCATGATATAGCTAAGCTAAAACCTCTGCAAGATCTGACCTCTCTGTTCCTTGCTGGAAACCCAGTTGCAAGTCTGCCTCACTACTGCTTGTACACCATATTCCACCTGAGGGCACTGGAAAACCTGGATGGACAGCCAGTGACAAACCATGACAGGCAGGAAGCTCTGGAGAGGTTTAATTTGG aagagatagaaaaattagaaaaagagttggaaaacacaaaaaaggaGATGGAGAGCGTGAAACTTAACCAGACCAAAGTGCTTGAGCAACTTCAGCATCAAGATGAGCTCAACAAGTCACTAAAGGAAAAGGCTGTGCAGCAGAGACAGAGCtttgatgagctgcagagggacctgggcaCCAAAAATGAGCTG CTGAAGCAGAAGACAGTGGAGCTGACCCGGGCTTGCCAGAAGCAGTatgagctggagcaggagctggcctTTTACAAGATCGATGTCAAATTTGAGCCCCTGAATTATTTGCCCCCAGAG GAGGTTGAACTTGATAATGTACCTGGTGAAAGCCCCTACATTGGCAAGGCCAGGTACAAAAGGAACATGTTCATAAGGGAAGGGTACATCTCtgacccagcccagcagctgcagcttggGAAAATGCAACAGCAGGAGGATGACTCCTGCAGGAAACCCCAGCTGGAATCACACCTCCAAAGTCTAGATAAAATACTgctggagaaggaagaaaagattAATTCAG CACAAAAAAGATTAGAAGAACTGCAAAGTGAAATTGGAGATGCAGAGCAACAAGTGCTGAAAGTAACAGAGGAGCTGCAACAACTGGAGGATGCTCTGGCTCAGAAAAAA ctctcccaggcaaGCAAGGAAGCAATTGAACAGAAATTGAGTGAAAAGTTACAAACCCTGCAGGAACTACGCAATGAAACCTTAGAACTGGAAAAACAAATAGAGAAACAGAAaagggaaatagggaaaaatcAAAAAGAGCTTGAAGATTTGCAGAGTTCTCTTGGTTCTGTAAATCCTGAGGATCCAAGGCAT GCTCACATGAAAGCTCAAAAAGCCAGCAAAGAGCAGCACCTGGATATAATGAACAAacactgccagcagctggagacTCGCCTGGATGAGATGCTCTCCAGGATTGCCAAGGAAACTGAGGAAATCAAGGAtttggagcagcagctcactgaTG GTCAAATAGCAACAAATGAAGCCCTGAAAAGGGATTTGGAAAGTGTTATCACTGGCCTACAGGAATACCTGCagagtgtgaagcagcaggcaAAACAGGCCAATGAGGAGTGCAAGAAGTTGCAGAAGGAGAAAGAATCTTTACTGGgaagattggcaggtctggAGGAGGATAAAAACAACCTGGAAGTGGTTGCCATGGATGCAGAAAACATGAGAAAA GAGATTGCAATGCTGGAGAGTtcactgcaggagcagagggagataAATGAGTCCCTGCAAGGTGCTCAGGAGAAGGTCAGCACCCACAAGGCTGAGCTGGAAGCTCAATTAAGAGAGAGAGATGCtgaagccaagcagcaaaaagaaGAACTTGAAAGACTGAAACAACTTAGCCAG atggagctgtcagccctgCAGGATGAACTTGAAAAGGAAAGGCAGCTGTTAGAGAATGCTCAGACCAAagcacagctggcagaggaAAAGGAACAACAAAATTACAAGCTGCATTTACAGTTCAAGCAATTGCAG GGAGACAATAATTTCCTAAAACAGCAGCTTAAAGATCTCCAGAATCAGCTAAACCATGCAGTTGGTAACTTAATTCACCCTGAGGATGTCATGGCTTGTATAAATGAACTCAGGAAAAGGCTACAGACAGGAGCTGGAGAGATGAA GTGTCCAAATTCAGCTGATATTTTAGGGAAAAACCTTGCAAGTCTGCAGAAGGAATTCAATGACATCCTTGCTGAtgcacagaaggaaaaagagaaagcatGGGCTGGACAGAGACAGTTGCAGGAAGAATTGGTGTCCCAGCAGGAGAAACTGGAGGAAATGAAGGAGAAATACAGACAG GTTAAAGCTGAAAACAGGCAAAATAAGAACAAGGTCCATCAGCTAGAGAATGAAATTCAatgtttaaatgaaaaaataaagagcaTGGAAGAGATTCAGGGCCTGGCTgatcagcagctgcaggaggcagatgaagaaaaagaagctATTCTTGCTCAGCTGGAGGATTTAGAGAACAGG aaaaaaagagaagatgcCAGGGCACAGGTGCAAGTGCTGAGTCTGGacaaggagctgaaggagctgcagagagcagtgatCACCTCAGACAGGCTGGCAGCCACCGAGCTCTCCATggctgcccagcagctccaggctctgcagggaacTGTGCTCAGGATCCACCAGGAGAGAGCTGAG GAGCTTGAGGAAGCCCAGGAGTTCTGTGCTGAGGCAGCTCGTGCTTCCCAGGCTCTTGCcaaagcagaagcagaaagAGAATTGCTACAACAACtcctgaaggagaaggaagagcaa CTTCTGCAGGAAATGGAGAAAGCTGGTGAGAAAAGTGTTGCATCAGACACCCAGAAGtttgaaattaataaattaagtGAGGCTGTGGAACAGCAAAAAGCAGAGATTGACCGTTTGAAATGGCTGTTGGATAATATTGGGAcag GTAACAAAGATGAAATTGGGAGCTTACAGGATGAAATTGCAGCCCTCAGAaatgtgctcctgcagcagaatgatcacagccccagcagagcagagcccctgAAAAGAGGGGGATGCTGGTACTACCTGACATCATCACAG gCTTCAACTCCTGCTTCCCAGAGCACCAAGGACTCTGGGGTGTGTTTGGGGTGCTCTGGCACATCCCCAGCCAGCAGAGGGGATGCTCAGGACACGGCCTGTGGGAGGGAGGACTTGCCCAGCCAAGGATGTTGGGTTTACTCACCAGTCAGAAATAGGCTGTACAAAGCAAATTCTGGCAAAG AAATAAGAGCAAAAGAAGATGGTGAAGGAAATGCAGGATCTCCTGTCCCTGAAGGCTCTCCCTTTGTCCCAGCCCCGGGCACAGTTATTTACACAGCCCTTCCAGATGGAGCCCCTGCACCTCAGGGTGTGGGGGTTTCTGGcccccctcctgcagctccagctgctcctggctccaCCATCCATGGCCTGGCTCCTCTGGGATCCCAGGTGATTTGTGGTCCTCTGCCTGCAAACCTGACCGTGCCCCTCATTCCCCTGGGAGTGCTCCTCTGCAACGTGCCTGAGCACCAGGACCTG GAGAGTGAAGTCTCAAGGCTGGAAGACACTGTGTGCTATTTAAAGTCTCAGAAATACAAAGATAAATGCTCAGAGGCAGCTGAGCATAAATACAGAAGGGAGGTGGAAAGGTTGCATGGAAATGTTGAAGttctggagcaggagagagcagagctggaagggGAAGTGGCAGAGCTGCGCCGGGCGGCTCAGAGCCGGAGCACACACAG GGACTTTACTGATGGCTACACCGACGGCCtccttgcagagctgcagctggagaggtccctcctgcagcaggaagaTGTTGCAGAGGAGATTGAGTGTGCAGAGAAAACTCTCCTGAAGCGCAGGGCCGAGCTCAGAGAGGCCAACAGGCTCCTCACAGAGGCTCAGGTGGAGCTGGAGAGCACCCGGGGCAAG ACTAAAGAGACTCTGCAGAAGTACAACCGTGCCAAACACCATCTGTCCTGCACTGAGATggaggcagaggagctggagcagagggctCAGGAAACTGCCACCAAAGTGGTGAAAGCAACTCAGCAGCTCAG GTTATTACAGACAGACACGAGGGGTTTGGAGCAGCTCAAGAGGGAACAAGAAGGTATTTTGAAGGAAATCAACAAAATGGTGGCTGCAAGAGACTCTGAGTTGCAGTCATTGAACCAGAAGATAGAAATGCTCACTGAAAG CCTTCAGAAGCTCCAAGGAGACATCAGACTTGCAGAAGGGAATGAGGGCCAGCATCTCCAGATCATCAGGGAAGCAGAAAACCTTGTTCAGGGCAAGAAAACTGAACTGGAAACATTGAAAGATCAG ATTTGTACTCAGAAGCaagagctcctgctcctggagcagcaggtgaCTGAAAGAACAGAAGAGCTCCATGGCCTGCAGGACTGCATTTCCCAAAGGAAAGGTGACCTCGAGGAAGCTCTTCGGGATGGAGAGACTGAAGCACATGAAAAGCTTCTCCAGATAAGG GAAATAAAAGTACTTCTGGGAGAGCTTAGTGATGAGAAGAATGAACTGGATGTGCAGATGAATGAGAAAAGAGCACAACTTCTGGTCCTAAAGAAGGATgtcagaaaggaggaggaaaatctTCAAGCAATACTTGGGCAGATCAGCAAGCACAAGATGG AGCTGAAACATGTGCTGGAAATGCTGGAGCTTGAGAAGAATGAACTGGAGGGTTTGAAACTCCAACATGAGCAGAAGGTCAACGAGCTGGAAAGGACCCAGGTGGCTCTTCTGGAG gagaagctgaagctggaGAATGCCCAGAGGGTgttgcagaggcagcagggagaggtggattggcaggagcagctcctcaggagggacagggaggagaaggagcagctgggctcccacctgagagctctgcagagcagcgtggaggctctgagcagggagaaggagaggctgcaggaggacTCCAGGACTTTGGAGAAGAGGTTGTCACAAACCAAAAG AGACTTAACTGCTGCtgaagacagcagcagaactgCACTGTCCAACATGGAAAAAGTGGAATTGGATGTTAAGAacctgcagcaggaggtggAGCTACTGAACAAGCAGAAGAAATCACTGAATGCAGAGATTGCTGCTGTCCAGGAGGATCTTCAAG GGAAAAAGGAAGAGCTGGAAACACTGAAAGCAGAACTGGATGACtcgaggcagcagctgcaccttgTGGAACAG GGTTTGGAAaagagctccaggcagcaggaggagctgctcagggagcAGGCAGCCCTGAAGGAGGAGATCCGAGAGCATTTAAGGAAATGTAAGGAATGCCAGGAGAGgcacaggaggaggcagagccaactgcagcagctccagaaaaAGATTGAGGAGAAGGAAACAGAACTCACCCAACAGGAAGCG GTTCTTCATCGCCTCAAGCAAAACTCAGAGCGTGAAGGGAAAAAACTGGAAGAATGTGCAGCTAAAGTAAAGGATCAGAAAATGCTATTGGAAAAGGAGCTAACAGATCAGCACAAGAAACTGGAGCAGGCAAAAGCCAAAgtcaggctggcagaggagaaccttgggaagctggaaaaggaggagtCCCGGTGTGCAGCTCTTGAAGAAGCCATCAGAAAAAGCA AACATCAGCTCTCAGAAAAAGAATTACAGTTGCAACAAAAGGACAGAGAAATACAGTGTCTTCAGAAAGAACTGGAGGTCTCCAAGTCTGAGCTAAAGCAGCTTCAAGGTCAGATAGTGTCAGAgaggagagaagcagaaaaacaaatctTGAATCtaaaagaaacacagaaaatgcaaaGGATGGAGCTTGAAAGCAAACTGCAA GTTAAAACCCAAGACCTGGAAGAGAGACAGAGGGAAATGGAGAGTGCAGCAACCTTGCTGAACCTGGAGGTTGAAAATGAGATTAGGACAGGGTTTAAATCTTCACGCTCATCTTCTCCAGCCCCCTCGGAAGATTTGGAATCATCAGTTGAAGGAAAGCGGAGCCTGCAGTGTGAGTGTGATCACTCAGACActgctcccttccctgctgctgacagACAGCTCCTCTCCTTGGAAGAAAAGTTCAACATTTCCAGATTCTTCTTACTG GATGAGCAGTGGCGGGGAGAGGCACGccgggagaagctgcagcagcacgaGGACAGGCTCAAG GCGCAGCTGCGGCGCTGCATGGCCAAGCAGGCcgaggtgctgctgcaggggaagcGCCAGACGGCCGGGagcctgcacagcctccagcagcagctgcaggtgctggaTGAGCTGGTGAACAGCACCGCCTCCGActcctcctgcctggccagcagccccagcctgggatCCCTTCACAGCCTGACAAAGGCTCAG GTGCCCAGCAGCCCGGGAAGCGCGCTGGGATCGCCGGTGCTGCGTTCCAGCTCCCAGGGGGTCTCTCGGTGA